In Oscarella lobularis chromosome 5, ooOscLobu1.1, whole genome shotgun sequence, the genomic window ACAAAAACGgcggagaaaaaaaggaagataAAAGGTCCTAAATACGAGCAGTTTTCCGGTTCACATCTGTCACTTTGTGCTTGAAAGACGCGACCATTGGCGGTCTTCTGAAAATTCCATATACACGAACAATTGGTAAAATACGTCTAAAGAAAGGCTCGCGTATGccgattgattaattatttcgaACTTGATttgcgtcggcgacgacgtttttgcaTCCAGCGTGACAAACCGAAAAGTAGGTGAAGCCGTCTGAACCGCAAACCGGTCGATAAAGATCGTCGTGACAGAGGCAATGAGAATTGCAAGCAGAACTCAAATTTCCTTTCATCAGATTCCTAGACAGAGGAGCTATTGCACCGGAATAAGACACAAGCGAAGCTCACGTGTCATTATAGGCCGTTAGAGTTGTTCCGACGACGGGTGAAGAGGGGCAACTGAGCAGAAAACCGGACGTGCAAGCACCGGCGATCAACGTTATGAATACGAGCGTCAACATGGAACCGCGCCCACTCAATTTCGTAATTCTAGCGAACGCGCCGCCCGTCAAGGCTCCGAGAACGGCACCGGGAACGAGAATagcgccggcgacgagcgtcgcTCTGTCCGTCGCCATGTGAAATTGCACTTCCATGATCTTTGGGAGAAACGTTCCGGCGCCGCCTAAGCTAACCGTACTAATCAAGGATCCCATCAAAAGAAACATCAGGACTGGATTGAGAACGAGTCGTTTCAGTCGAACGCCGATATCCTTTAATTTTCCGTCGTTTGCAGCTtcaattcttcttccttctttttcctgcTTGATTTGTTTTGGAAAGCAGAGCAGCGGTATGGAGACAATTGCGAGAAGACCGCCGACGAGTATGAACTGCAGCCACCAGGCACCGACCCACGCCGGGTTATCCGGCTTTATTACAACATTCTCTTCCTCTGATAGGGGATCGTGGAGGTCAACAAACATCGCTATGaacacgccgccgccgagaagGAAACCGGCCGCCGTGCCTAGCAGGATCATCGACAGGATAAAGCTCATGTGCATGGGGTAAGCCTTTTTCGCTGTGTTGTCACTGATAAATGCTCCGGTCAAGACGTAGAGCAGCGTTCCTCCTATTCCTGCGAGGAACACGGATACGAGAAAGAGGGCGTACGAagcgtcgttcgcgttcgtcggAGGGCAATAGCCTCTCTCGTATCCAAGTTCGCAGAGCCCCAATTGTAGTCGTACTTTCCGACGATTGCTTTGGGGATTACAAAAAGCAAAGCGGCAAACGATAGGATAAAACCTCCCGTTCCTATGGCTCGAGGACGGTGCGTTCGGATGCCGAAATAGCCGACAACGAGGCCGCAAACGATGCACGATATATCGTACATACTCGGAATCAATCCTGCTTGTCTGCTTGACAAGCCAAAGTTCTTCTCCAGCGACGTTATGCTCGCCGGGATGAATCCTACACGGTTTACAAGATATATAATTTATCTTTATGATGTGACCCTCGGAATGGTTCCTTCCTACACCTCGCCCCCGCTTTCCAAGCCATCTGGTTTGTAAAACGGAGAGGCGGGTGCACTTGCTACTTTTAGCTACGTTCTCGAGGCACTTTAAATGTATGGTTTCTACATACCGCCTAAGAACATGCTCTGGCTGAAatagacgaacgacgagaaagcaGTGAATCCCACAGCGCTCTGAAACACTGTCATGATCACTTTATCAGGCTATTCACGAAGTAGCCTCCTTTGCTTTGCTTTGAATTGCGGTGTCAGCGGACGGCCGGCCCAAGGATACTGCGGGAACAGTTGGCGGGGGCCAGCTGACGGCTATAGCGTGCGTCCTGCAAATTGAAAGCGGTTGGTATGACGTAGTTGGCAGAATTTGAAAATCAGTGCTTAACCAACCaaacttctttttctagggGCCGGCCCAGACGAAACATATGAAACCATGCACACTACACTACAGTACGTCAAATACTAGGCGGCTGGCCAAAGAACGACTACGCTAAAGTTTTGAGTTCCTGTTCTTCACTCGCCATCTTGTCGctcttttcgcttcttttatctttttcattgtcgtcgtcgtcgtcgtcgtcgtcgttttcgtcatcttTATCCATTTCAGGACTGAATTTCCACCAGGAAATGCCGAAGCAAACGACTGAGATGACCGCACCGACGATGAGCATAGCGAAAATGTAGTGTCCCATGTCTCTCGTTTCGTACACCCAGCAACCGCCTTTGGTGCCGCAGCTGTAGTCCCACATAATACAGCTAAAATCCAGAACCGTGCCAATGAGCACAGGACCGATGACGTAGCCGGTGTGGGAGAAAATTTGGAATAGCCCAAGAGCCAGAGGTTTGTCCTTCTTGTCGACAGATCTTGAAGAGAAGTTTAATTAGTTTTTGGAAAATAGTCGTTTCGTATTTCTTGCCTGACGACAACGTTTGTTTCCAAAGTACTGCCTACAAATATGGCGAAAATCATGAGGAAAAACAGCAGAAGAAAGGGCGCAAAGTAAGGGCAATTCTTTTGTTCACAGCGTCCCTCGGTTGCCTGGAACAGTTTGCCAGACGCTGTTTTTCCAGACGGCCAGATGCAAGAGCAGTCGTAGAAGTGCGACTACGCAAAAGAAGCAATTCAGCTTTAGGGGGCCCGGGAAGCGCGGTCACGGTACAATAACTAACTGTGTCTGCTTCTGTATCGTTGACTTCCCCCTGGCAGCCAGCGTGGCAGACGGAGAAATAAGTGACTCCGTCCTCGCCGCAAGTTGGCTCATACACGTCAGCTTTACATCGGCATTGTGCGTTGCACGAAGACGTCAAATTATTGAGAACGGAACTTCTATCAAAAGCAAACAGTCGAGGTAGACTATATATTGTTTCTTTAGCTTACGTGTCGTTGTAAGTCGTCTTTTCCGATCCTGCTACAGGCGTCGGTTTGCAGACGAGCAGAAAGCCGGTGGTGAGTGCAGCGGCAATGCAAGTCGTAATAAAGAGCGTTTTCGCTGATCCTCGACCCGTCAGTTTAAGTTTGTGCGCCAGAAATCCTCCTGTCAAACAGCCAATCGCTGCAGCCGGAACGAGGACAGCGCCGCCCGTCAGACTGGCCGTCGAAGCAGCGAGACTGAATTGCTGCTGAAGAAACTTGGGCAAGAAAATTGTACCGCCGCCGACTGCAATGGAACTGGAGAGGAATCCAAATAGATTGAACATGAGGACGGGATTGCACAGAAGACGTCCGAGTCGTCGACCGaagtttttgatttttttcttgctatTGGAATCGTCggagtcgtcttcgtcgtccgagtCGTCCGAGTTGTCACCTGTCTTGATTTGCTTCGGAAAGAAGAGCAACGGAATTCCGACAATAGTGAGAAGAATTCCGGCGACGATGTATTCCAACCACCAGGCACCGACCCATGCCGGATGACTCGGCTTCAAATACGTCGGCTTCTCGCCGATATCGACATAGAGATTGAtgaaaacgccgccgccgatcaGAAAGCCGGCCGCCGTTCCCACGAATGTCGCCGTGTACTGAATTCCCAAATAAAAAGGAAATGCTCTTTTGGACGTGTTGTCGCTAAGGTAGGCGGCACTCAAAACATAGAGCATCGTCGCTCCCACGCCAGCTAGGGCCATTGATATGAGAAAGACCGCCCACGAGCCGATTAGAGCCTCCTCCTTGCACGAGTTCATGTCTGCCCCGGCGTTGTCGGCTGCGCAGAAGcccgtttcgttttttgttgcCACGTACTTGCCGCTGAGCGCTTTGGGAACGGCGAAGAGTAAgctggcgacggcgacaatgaATGTGCCGATTGCCATGCCTCGAGGCTTGTGGGACTTAGTTCCAATGCAGCCTATGAAGATTCCAGCGGCGACGCAGGCGAGGTCGTACATGCTGGCAATGAGACCCGATTGGCTGCTTGAAAGACGGAATTGGAGCTCCAACGACGTGACACTAGACGGATAAAATCCTAACCACGAGAAATCGTTAAATTAAGGTATATATGACTCCTTTACTGATCCCTACCATTCACGAAAAGGCTTTGACTGAAAGATGCCAGCGCCAAGCATGCAGTAAAGGCTCCAATGTTTTTCCAGCTAACACCCATGTTGTGACGTACCGCGCGCGTATCACTTCACTGGCACACCCGCGCGTTCACTCCTCTAATACGCCCGAGACTCGGCGCCGAATAAAAATTCTGCTATCAGAGGGGGATGTTtgttcgacgacgccagcTGTGTAGCGGTCCCTCTCGATAGGTTCCCTCTGACCTGTATATAGTGAATTTGGGACGCTGCGCGTATAGTCTCGATCGCgtgccaggcccttctcgATCTCTGATTGCGAATGTGGAAGTCCCCGTAACACTAAAGGCTTTattatttctaaaaaaagaagccgcTCTTTGTTTTGCTGGTTACGCCTTTTGACACGCCTCCATCATGTCCCGtacctcttttcttcgccgtttttctcgGTCGGTAATGTCGACTGATTCGTTGCGTTGGCTGGCGGGAAAGTGGACGGGAGAGGGTCGAGGCTTTTATCCCACCATCGATTCATTCGAATACGAAGAGGAAATCGAATTTCAGCGTATTCCCAACAAGCCAGTTCTAAAATACGAGTAAAACGACGTTAGAAGCCGACCTCTTCGATAAGACTAACCTGAAATAGCTGCAAAACGTGGCATCCAGTGGACAAAACTCCCATGCACTTGGAAAGCGGCTTCCTAAAAATGAAACCCGGAACAAACCAGGTAGCCTTCAGCATAGCAGAAAACATAGGTAAAAAATCGACATAAACGGCGTAGAAACTTTGCACCATACCTTTTAGCCATCACTGAAATGAGCGAGGGAACACTAACAGATAATAGCCTCTCGGTCACCACCCAATCCATTGGCCGAAGCGGATTCAATAAAGAGCCGTCGGTATTGAAGGTAATAGTGGGTAACGCACCGCTGAAAATAATACGTAAATACTCCCCAAGGTGCAACGTGATTACCGACTCACTCCTGATGGAGATTTAGAGTACACAATATCCATGCAAACGGCTACGCAGCCCTTACAAGAGCATCTCCGTGCAAAGCTAAAAAAGTTCTAAGGCTCATTTTTGAGCGACTAGTGCCGTGCTATTGGAGTCGATTCGCGGTAGTgtcaccttttcttttcttttgcttgcACTGAGCGATTTGGCGAGCGGCAAAACCGTCCACGGTCTAAACTCTACCGTTGCACCCCTTTTGTTTATCGTATTCGTTGGGCTCGTAATCTTCTTTGCCTGATAGCTCGTCTTAGATCTCTCTTGCACGCCGGACCCTATTCTCAGAGGCCCGAGTTTATGGCGAGGTTTCCCTATAGGAAAATCTCAGCCCAAGTTTATTACATAACAATGACGCTATACCTTGTACGAGAGTCGGTCGTATGTACGGTGCCGTCTCCTCGTTGAAAGCTCTCGCCTGCTttcttgatttttctcttcccgcgtcccttttctttttgtctctCCAAGCTCGTTGTATTACTttcgccgctcttcttctcccgATCATTAGCCCTCTAATTCTAATCACCCTACTCGATCGTCTGTCGTTTCGTCCTTTAGTGCAGGCCCGCCACCACCGTTGAATAATGCAAGCCGCTCGCTGACAAGCCTTGACCCTATTGACTCTATCGTTTATAGCGCGATGGgctctttctttgctctctCGAATAATTCCGTTCCAGTAGGCGACATCTTTCTCTATAGCtttgttctttcttctcgtttcctcttcctcgagAAATTCCCGCCACTTTTTCTGTCTTTCTGCCTCGATTTCGCGTATCCTCAGCCCCATTTCCATGCGAAGCCGCTCCTGATTCGAAaccgctttttctttgtcactATCTTCTCCCCCTTTTCTGTCCACTATTGGCTTCGCTTTTACCCTTGCCCTGTCAATAAGTAGACGCTCGTGAAATTCACTTATTAGAACAGTCACTTCTGTTTTCCGTCTCAAACGCAGCaactctctttttctttcctttctcaaTACAAAATTCCTATTATTAGGCAATATACTCCCATACAATGCTAGATGCAGTCATCGCTTTCCCACCTGTAGTTTCTCTGTACAACTCGCGCCGCTTTGTCTCTTCGAACTACTTCCCTGTATCTCTTCCTTCCCCGGTATCCCCTATAGTACGACTGAATTTTTAGAGCTGCTCTCGCTAATTTTGCTTCGCCTTTTAATTCTCGTCGAGCCCTGGCAAGTAACAGTACTGAGAACAACAAGCAATGCGTTAATTTGACGATAAAATACGTACTTCCATCCTCTGTATGCGGCTTGAATAGCCGTCGCAGCGAACGATTGAATATCAGTAAATTTCATCGCTCCTGCATTGATTAATGTATCGACCAGTTGCAACTGACCGAATTTGTAACAGAAATCAAGCGGAGTTTCTCTAAAAAATGACATAAAGAGTAGGATAGAAAAAGTGTCTTCGTCACTGGTATACCCGTCCTCATTCCAAACGCTGGGATTTGGCGCCCCGCTAAGAAGAGCGGTTACCAGACTAGCATCTGAGCCATTTTTGACAGCAATATGCAAAGAAGACAAGCCATCTACACCCTAGAGATAAAAGAACCCAAAAGTTAAAAAAGTACGCGTAAGATGGAGAAGAGCTTACAAGCAACGCGGGGTCAGCTCCGTATCTCACCAAACACGTTACGATGTCAGTTAAGTTCTCGGTCGTTGCATACTAGGACGATAAAACAATAGGCTTCTGAAAGTATTAAAAGTCTCTTCAGTACGTGGAGCGGTGAAGAATTGATACTGTCAACTCCGTCCACGTTGACGTTGGTCTGGAGTATCAATTCAACTGCGGCGACGGAGCGACTGTGGACAGCGTAGTGAAGAACCGACTGTCCATTCGCATCGCACGCGAACACGTCGGCACCGTAGGATAacaactaaaaatatttGCGTTACTCTCGGCCCAAACgagtatttattttttttccaacTTCTTGTATGCAATTGATGTGCGATTGGGATGCGGCGAGGTGAAGGCTCGAGCATCCGTACGCGTCGAGTGCGTCGATGTGAGAGCCGTTTTCCAGAAGCGCTTTCACGCACAAAGCGTGACCGTTAAGCGAGGCGACGTGAAGAGCTGAGAGGATCacaattcaaattttttttattttttttctatatgACGCGCGAGACTCGAACCCGTTCTtccctcctcttcttcttgatcAATAGCACTAacaaaaatcgaattttgaAGAAGACTCTAAAAGGGAAAGAAGAGCTCTGGTTAGCATTTACGTATTCATTGTATTTCTTACCTTAATTGCGTTGTGATTCCCCAGCGCCGCTGCCCAAGTCAAAGGCCTATGCCCTTCTGAATCAGGAAGATTGCTTGCCACAGGTGATGACACTAGTAGGTGAATGCAGTCGAGATGATTTTCTTGCACAGCATAGTGCAGGCAAGTCAAACTGAATAGGATCTATAGGAGGTCCTCCTATTTTCTCTATATTTTCTCCGTACCCGTTTATGTCGGTAGCGTAGTCGTGCGCATCGTGCGCGAGAAGAATGCGAAGGCAATTTGCGTTGCCATAGAGGCAGGCGTAGTGAGCAGGCGTGCAGCTCCACTGATCGCGACTCTCGATATCGCAACTTTgcgcgcgtgacgtcaattcaCTGGCTAAACCTTGGATTTTTTGCTTACCCGTCAAATGACACGAGAGCTGCAACGATGTGCGCTTGGCCATGTCCTGAAGCCCAGTGCAATAGCGTAGCACCCGATCCATCCTTGACGTTTAGTATAGCAGGATGACCGCTGCAAATTGTATTGAGACAGTCGACGTTTGTATTTCCAAGGCAATAGTGCAGGGCCGTTTGACCGGTCATGTCGACGCAGTCGCAGCGTGCTCCAGCTAAATAAGAGGGAAGATTGTATTGtttttgatattttttcACGTACCTTTCATTAGAAGTGCGACGTTTCTTTCGCGGTTAAATTGAGCTGCTACGTGAAGCGGAATCACTTGCTCTTGATCCGTCCAATCAAGGCCCAAGTGATGCCCACTAAGCAATGAATCAATATATAAATACATTGAGCTAATAAACGTTTTACGTTGCGTATTGAATGAGTAGCGAAAGGCATTTGGGATTATTTATCATGGCAGCCCAGTGTAAAGCAGTCCTTCCAAAGGCATCCCTAAAATTCCCAGATGGGCTAGAACGGGAGTTCTCAATTGGAAGGACCAACCTTGCTGTGACATTGGCAGCCTTATCGAGCAGATACTGCAACGCTCTGGATCGCCCATAGAAGGCAGCGTAGTGAAGTGCAGAACGACCATTCACATCAATCTAATTTACATGCAAAAAATCCAATGACTACGTCAATAAATTATCTAATTAAAGTTTCTCCCAGACTTGCTCTCGAAGAGCTCCAAATTCCAGCAAGACTTCCATGCAGGCAAGGGACTCTGACAGGACGGCGTACATCAAGGGAGATCGACCATAGGCATCCAACTGGTCAAGCCCCGTGTACATAATATGATGATGTCGTTGGCCTTCGATCTGCAGTGGACCGCGAGTTATTACATATGTTCCCTCCCTTCCGGCTTGCATGCCTTCATTATGTTCAtgattgcgacgtcgtcccCGTATGCTGCCGCCTTGTGCAAACCTTCCAGTTTGCCTTTGTCTACGATCGACCTCTAATCGAGCATTTTGCAATCTTGTGACACTGGTGATACCTGGTTCTAAAAATTCGTCCATGTTATACGCCTTTTCGAGTGACAGGCTCGTTCGGCTGTCCATTCGGCGCCGTTTTCCCAAACCGGGGCCCGGCACGGGCCACGTTTCTGCGGCTCGATATACAAACCGGTCCGATCTCAACGGCGTCAATCTTGACTGATTTCCGTCGCGATTCATCGTAGAAAAACAAGCGAATGCGCGAAGTCACTATAGCAACACAGCAGCGAGAGCGCACGCTACTAAAAAGAAAGTTTTGCAGCCCTGGTTTTGCAGAACGCACACTCATCTCGGCGCGGTCGTCCAGCGACTCGGCGGGCACAGCTCAGTTCGAGAATAGATATAGTCCAAGTCGGCGTAGGCTTAGCTTCGGcagcttctttttcgacgtcgtacgtGGGCGGTGTCTCGGCGTTTCTTGCGGTATCAATTCCGTTTCTCTACTGCGAAGCGGAACGTGGGCACGTTTTCCCTTTCCGCGATCAAACTAAACCAGGTAATGTATGCGCTCACGTGTTATAGAGCTACTCATGACTCATATGAACGTGGGGGGAAAATGCGGAAGCCTTGGTTTGAAAAGGTATATAAGGAGCTGGTTCCAGCAGATCAGCTAGTTGTCATTTCATCATGAAGTTGCTCAGCAAATTTCTCTTGCTTTCAAGCTTGACTATCTTATTTCTCACCAATCCAGTTgtttcgttctccgccggctTCAAGTTTTCATTCACCGAGGACCAAAAGACAAGTAATGATCCTTGCAGTTTGGCTTGCTAGTATTTATAACACCTTCTTTGTTCGAGTAGACGTCACTCAAAAAGGATTGAATGCAGTTATTTTCCCAAAATACCAAACAGAAGCTACCGCCATAGAGCAGTGG contains:
- the LOC136187555 gene encoding solute carrier organic anion transporter family member 4C1-like, yielding MGVSWKNIGAFTACLALASFSQSLFVNGFYPSSVTSLELQFRLSSSQSGLIASMYDLACVAAGIFIGCIGTKSHKPRGMAIGTFIVAVASLLFAVPKALSGKYVATKNETGFCAADNAGADMNSCKEEALIGSWAVFLISMALAGVGATMLYVLSAAYLSDNTSKRAFPFYLGIQYTATFVGTAAGFLIGGGVFINLYVDIGEKPTYLKPSHPAWVGAWWLEYIVAGILLTIVGIPLLFFPKQIKTGDNSDDSDDEDDSDDSNSKKKIKNFGRRLGRLLCNPVLMFNLFGFLSSSIAVGGGTIFLPKFLQQQFSLAASTASLTGGAVLVPAAAIGCLTGGFLAHKLKLTGRGSAKTLFITTCIAAALTTGFLLVCKPTPVAGSEKTTYNDTSSVLNNLTSSCNAQCRCKADVYEPTCGEDGVTYFSVCHAGCQGEVNDTEADTSHFYDCSCIWPSGKTASGKLFQATEGRCEQKNCPYFAPFLLLFFLMIFAIFVGSTLETNVVVRSVDKKDKPLALGLFQIFSHTGYVIGPVLIGTVLDFSCIMWDYSCGTKGGCWVYETRDMGHYIFAMLIVGAVISVVCFGISWWKFSPEMDKDDENDDDDDDDDNEKDKRSEKSDKMASEEQELKTLA
- the LOC136187562 gene encoding peroxynitrite isomerase THAP4-like, with protein sequence MSTDSLRWLAGKWTGEGRGFYPTIDSFEYEEEIEFQRIPNKPVLKYDCKTWHPVDKTPMHLESGFLKMKPGTNQVAFSIAENIAITEMSEGTLTDNSLSVTTQSIGRSGFNKEPSVLKVQRDYRLTPDGDLEYTISMQTATQPLQEHLRAKLKKF
- the LOC136187552 gene encoding inversin-A-like; translated protein: MNRDGNQSRLTPLRSDRFVYRAAETWPVPGPGLGKRRRMDSRTSLSLEKAYNMDEFLEPDKGKLEGLHKAAAYGDDVAIMNIMKIEGQRHHHIMYTGLDQLDAYGRSPLMYAVLSESLACMEVLLEFGALREQIDVNGRSALHYAAFYGRSRALQYLLDKAANVTARDAFGRTALHWAAMINNPKCLSLLIQYATGHHLGLDWTDQEQVIPLHVAAQFNRERNVALLMKAGARCDCVDMTGQTALHYCLGNTNVDCLNTICSGHPAILNVKDGSGATLLHWASGHGQAHIVAALVSFDGCDIESRDQWSCTPAHYACLYGNANCLRILLAHDAHDYATDINGLTCLHYAVQENHLDCIHLLVSSPVASNLPDSEGHRPLTWAAALGNHNAIKSLLQNSIFVSAIDQEEEEGRTALHVASLNGHALCVKALLENGSHIDALDAYGCSSLHLAASQSHINCIQELLSYGADVFACDANGQSVLHYAVHSRSVAAVELILQTNVNVDGVDSINSSPLHYATTENLTDIVTCLVRYGADPALLGVDGLSSLHIAVKNGSDASLVTALLSGAPNPSVWNEDGETPLDFCYKFGQLQLVDTLINAGAMKFTDIQSFAATAIQAAYRGWKARRELKGEAKLARAALKIQSYYRGYRGRKRYREVVRRDKAARVVQRNYRNFVLRKERKRELLRLRRKTEVTVLISEFHERLLIDRARVKAKPIVDRKGGEDSDKEKAVSNQERLRMEMGLRIREIEAERQKKWREFLEEEETRRKNKAIEKDVAYWNGIIRESKERAHRAINDRVNRVKACQRAACIIQRWWRACTKGRNDRRSSRVIRIRGLMIGRRRAAKVIQRAWRDKKKRDAGREKSRKQARAFNEETAPYIRPTLVQGKPRHKLGPLRIGSGVQERSKTSYQAKKITSPTNTINKRGATVEFRPWTVLPLAKSLSASKRKEKVTLPRIDSNSTALVAQK